Below is a window of Picosynechococcus sp. PCC 7002 DNA.
ACAGCATCGGCATCCGTTTGGGCATGAATTGGGTGATCCTCTAGGTTAATCAAAGCATAGTAGGCCACGGTAATCACCCGATCGCGGGGGTCACGATCCGGAGCCCCAAAGGTGTAAAGCTGCTCTAGAAATATTTTTTCGACGCCCGTTTCTTCCCGGAGTTCGCGCATGGCCGCTTCTTCGAGGGATTCATCAAGGCGTACAAACCCCCCCGGTAAGGCCCATTCCCCTTTAAAGGGTTCAACGCCCCGCTGAATCAGCATCATTTTCAGAGTATGGGTGGCGTCAAGGCCGAAAACAACACAGTCAACGGTAACGCTCGGTTTTGGATATTCGTAAGTGTAAGACATAGGATTTATGGGTTTTATGGGTTTCTTTTAAAAAGTAGAAGTAATGGTTAGCTCGCTTGGGCCTGGGGAATCAGGTTTTCGCGGTAGACATGGAAGCCCCCCTGTCGGAGTGCCAAGAGGGCCTGGTGATCGTCCTCGACCCAATAGTCTTGCCCAAGGCGAATAAAGGTGCGATCGCCGCCCCTCCCAACGATCACGATCACCGGGATCCGCCCCCGCTTCTTCTTATCCCCAGCCTGCTGTGACAAAATTTGCTTCAGTCGCTGCTGACTTTGGGTGTGATGAAGCTCACTCGGAGAGAGGCGAATCATCAACATTCGCACCTCTTCAATGGGTTCGAGATCGTCCACAATCAGTTGCGTTCGATCCTCTTTTTGTTGCACTTTGCCCCACACAATGACACGGCTATCAAGCTGTAAGAGTTGCTCAACTTTCTGATAAGTGCGGGGAAAGACAATCCCTTCTACTTGACCCGAAATATCTTCTAATTGAATAAAGGCCATGGGCTCATTATTGGCCTTCGTAAAAATCTTGCGCATATCCGTGAGGATCGCCACGGCGCTGACTTTTTTATTGATGTGATTGGCGATCGCCGTAAGGCTAATGGGCGATAAAATCGGCGAAATCGTTGACCGCAGCTTTTCTAAAGGGTGCTCAGAAACATAAAATCCCAGCAATTCTTTTTCTTGCCGGAGCTTTTCTTCTAAGGTTAAATCAGCCACTTTGGGTAACACAGGGGCCTCATCAAATGCCGCTGCCGTATCTCCCAGACTTTCAAATAAATTCGTTTGACCACTGGCCTTTTCTTTCGCTTTCAACTGTGCCCAATCCATCATTAAATCCAGACCCTTCAGCATTGCCTGGCGATTATCATGGAGTGAATCCAGTCCACCACAGGTAATTAAAGTTTCTAGGGCGCGGCGGTTCACAACACGCAAATCTAACCGAGAACAGAGGTCAGACAAACTTAAAAAAGGCCCCGCTTCCCGGGCCGCTAAAATGGCATTGATCGCATTTTCACCAAGGTTTTGAACCGCTGACAAACCAAAACGAATCCCTTGGCCTACGGGCTTAAAATCCAGGTCTGACTCGTTAATATCCGGTGGCAAGACCAGGATACCCATGCGCTCGGCATTTTCCCGGTACTTGCGGACTTTATCTTTATTTCCACTGCTGGCACTGAGCAGTGCCGTCATGTATTCAACGGGATAGTTTGCCTTCAGGTAAGCAGTCTGGTAGGTGACGTAGGCATAGGCCGTTGAGTGGGATTTATTAAAACAGTTAGCCGCAATAAGGCCCTGACCCAATAAGAAATTATGGTCTTGACTGAGTCCAATATCATAGGTCGGCGCATGGCCAATGAACTTACGGCGAATGATTTTAACCAAAACTGCGAGAACCTTAGGTCGAGATCAACCCTATTCTATATAAAAAAAGTCATATTTTTCAGTTTTGTCTTGGCACACTTTTAGCCGACAGCGACCCACTTGATCCCGTTACTTCATCTTTTTTGTAAAGTAAGTCTCCGCATTTTCACGGAGTCACAGAGGACAAAGGGCCAATTGTTCTATTTTTTAGTTTGCGCAAGCCTCAAGGCAATAAAAAATTCCCTTTTTCGATAGTTTGGCTTTAAATTTTAAGCATTGCTATGGCGACATCATAAACAAACTTTTTCTAATCTTTAAAAAAGAGAGAAGGTGACTCCATGAAAACTTTTCGTTTTTAACAAAAATGGGGGTCAGCCACGGGAGATGGCAAAGGGAGACGACGGCATTGAAGTTGCTGGAGAGGTTTGATTTGTAAAGAACTTTCGCAAACCCCATTTAACCAGGCGCTCAACGACAACGGCTGCAATCAAAATCAGAAAAATAAAGGGCACTAGCAATAGTAAGCCAAGGAGGGGACTTTCCCCTGCTTTTGTTTCAGGAACCACCGCCGGGGCAGTCGCAAGGGGGCTGGGTTGGGTTTCCTGAAGTTGGATTTTTTCTGGTGTCTGGGAGGTGACTTCGGGCATGATGTTAGTAGTCATCTCTTGTTCTAATGCAGCACTCATACGTTTTGCTCCACAAGCCTTATAACGTCCTTTGTCAGTTTACTGATAATAGCCCCCAAGGGTCACAGCGGCAAACGTTGAAGGATTTTGTGCCTGTGCCAGATATTTATTCCGTGGGTCGTTTGGATTTGGATAGCGAAGGGCTTTTATTATTGACCAATGATGCTCCTTTAAAGCATTATCTTTGCGAACCGAAATTTGCCCACTCCCGCACCTATTGGGTACAGGTGGAAAATATCCCAGACGGGCAGGCTTTAGAACAGTTGCGCCAGGGGGTAATGGTGCAAGGGAAAAAAACGCGGCCGGCGATCGCCAATCTCTTGACCCCTGAGCCAACCGTCCCCGCACGAGAACCCCCGATCCGCTTCCGGAAAAATGTCCCGACAGCCTGGTTAGAACTGACCCTAACGGAAGGGCGAAATCGTCAGGTGCGCCGCATGACTGCCGCAGTGGGCCACCCCACGTTACGCCTTATGCGCGTCGCCATAGGTGCAGGGCCAGCGAAATTAACCCTCACTGGTCTGGGGCCGGGGGAATGGCGGCATTTAACGACGGCGGAAATTGGAGCCTTACAAAACCTGGTAAAAAAAGCCAAGCCAAACCAGCGATCGCCCCACAAAAAAACAGCCAGCCGCAAACCGAAGGGAAAACGCCGCTGACTATTTTGATCTTGAAAGATGTTTGGAACGAAAACGAAACTTGAAGATTTAAGATTTGCTGGTAGTTGCCCACCAGATCCCTATTGAGAGGGGCGCTTAATAAGCGAGGGTCTCTAGGGTTTCCTTGAGGTAAATGGTGACTTGCTGATCGACGCTGAGGTTCTCAAGGGCGAGGATTTCGCAATGGTTTGCATACCAGCGCTTGAAACCAGAACTGCGGGCGATCGCCTGCTTCAGGCTATCCCAAATGGCGTGATCTGGGGATGCTTCAGTGTAGGCAGTGGTCGAGTGCGGCATTTTTCACCTCAGGAATAACGCTCTGTACTTCATACTGTAACGCAATCGCCCAGAAAAGTAATGCTAT
It encodes the following:
- a CDS encoding NUDIX hydrolase, with the protein product MSYTYEYPKPSVTVDCVVFGLDATHTLKMMLIQRGVEPFKGEWALPGGFVRLDESLEEAAMRELREETGVEKIFLEQLYTFGAPDRDPRDRVITVAYYALINLEDHPIHAQTDADAVAWFSLDELPNVAFDHQQIIDVATQRLQGKLRYEPIGFELLPRKFTLTQLQKLYEQILGTQLDKRNFRRKILKMDLLIKLDELQTGVAHRAARLYSFDEAKYQRLKEAGFNFEL
- a CDS encoding helix-hairpin-helix domain-containing protein, which produces MVKIIRRKFIGHAPTYDIGLSQDHNFLLGQGLIAANCFNKSHSTAYAYVTYQTAYLKANYPVEYMTALLSASSGNKDKVRKYRENAERMGILVLPPDINESDLDFKPVGQGIRFGLSAVQNLGENAINAILAAREAGPFLSLSDLCSRLDLRVVNRRALETLITCGGLDSLHDNRQAMLKGLDLMMDWAQLKAKEKASGQTNLFESLGDTAAAFDEAPVLPKVADLTLEEKLRQEKELLGFYVSEHPLEKLRSTISPILSPISLTAIANHINKKVSAVAILTDMRKIFTKANNEPMAFIQLEDISGQVEGIVFPRTYQKVEQLLQLDSRVIVWGKVQQKEDRTQLIVDDLEPIEEVRMLMIRLSPSELHHTQSQQRLKQILSQQAGDKKKRGRIPVIVIVGRGGDRTFIRLGQDYWVEDDHQALLALRQGGFHVYRENLIPQAQAS
- a CDS encoding pseudouridine synthase, whose translation is MQHSYVLLHKPYNVLCQFTDNSPQGSQRQTLKDFVPVPDIYSVGRLDLDSEGLLLLTNDAPLKHYLCEPKFAHSRTYWVQVENIPDGQALEQLRQGVMVQGKKTRPAIANLLTPEPTVPAREPPIRFRKNVPTAWLELTLTEGRNRQVRRMTAAVGHPTLRLMRVAIGAGPAKLTLTGLGPGEWRHLTTAEIGALQNLVKKAKPNQRSPHKKTASRKPKGKRR